A genomic segment from Sulfitobacter mediterraneus encodes:
- a CDS encoding autotransporter assembly complex protein TamA, whose protein sequence is MAFAAEAADVRITGVPEGSDLYQTLLGGSLLVEQGQSDTQPTTQETVAAAQADYGRLLAVLYDNGYFGPVIKITLDGTDAANIPPVRPPRRIDRAVISVTPGPLFRFGGVEIAPLAPGTELPERFAKGQVAGLGVLKETVSDGIDGWRAQGHAKAALADQQLTARHPDKTINARLRLAPGPKLRFGPLQVKGNKDVRTKRIRQIADLPVGKVFSPDDLKLSQRRLRRTGAFSSAALIEADMIGPGDTLPITAQITEAPKRRFGFGAELSSLEGLTLSGFWLHRNLLGGAESLRLEGEVKGIGGNSGGEDYRLSARFDRPATFNADTDFYALASLAQLDEVNFFSRQLDLEAGIKRYANEQRTYTLGLGLRRAETRDAFGTNRYTLLTLPLSAEFDYRDDRLDAKSGYYLKAAVTPFVALSGSDNGLRTYVDARAYRTFGSARPVTLAFRGQFGSVYGPDLSTAPADYLFYSGGGGTVRGQPYQALGVDLGGGNVVGGRSFVGLSAEARMSLTDRIGLVGFADAGYIGAEEFIDGSGEWHSGAGLGLRYATGIGPIRFDVAVPTSGPDTGENVQVYIGIGQSF, encoded by the coding sequence ATGGCTTTTGCGGCTGAGGCAGCGGATGTCCGCATCACTGGCGTGCCTGAAGGCAGCGATCTTTATCAAACACTTCTGGGCGGCTCGCTGTTGGTTGAGCAAGGGCAATCCGACACACAGCCCACCACGCAGGAAACCGTCGCGGCAGCGCAGGCCGATTATGGTCGTCTTCTGGCGGTGCTTTATGACAACGGGTATTTTGGCCCCGTAATCAAGATCACGCTGGATGGCACGGATGCGGCCAATATCCCTCCCGTCAGACCGCCGCGCCGCATCGACCGCGCGGTGATCTCGGTCACGCCTGGCCCCCTGTTCCGCTTTGGCGGTGTGGAAATCGCGCCGCTGGCCCCCGGCACAGAGCTTCCCGAAAGGTTTGCGAAGGGGCAAGTGGCAGGTCTGGGGGTTTTGAAAGAGACCGTGTCGGATGGCATCGACGGATGGCGGGCGCAGGGCCATGCCAAGGCCGCGCTGGCGGATCAACAACTGACGGCACGGCATCCTGACAAGACCATCAACGCCAGACTGCGCCTCGCCCCCGGACCCAAGCTGCGCTTCGGTCCGTTGCAGGTGAAGGGCAACAAGGATGTGCGCACCAAACGCATTCGCCAGATCGCCGATCTGCCAGTGGGCAAGGTGTTTTCGCCGGATGATCTGAAATTATCCCAGCGCCGTCTGCGCCGCACGGGTGCGTTCAGTTCTGCCGCCTTGATCGAGGCCGACATGATCGGGCCAGGCGATACATTGCCCATCACCGCCCAAATCACCGAAGCGCCCAAGCGTCGGTTCGGTTTTGGTGCAGAGCTGTCCTCGCTGGAAGGTCTGACGCTGAGCGGATTCTGGCTGCATCGCAACCTGCTGGGCGGGGCGGAAAGCCTGCGGCTGGAGGGTGAGGTCAAGGGCATCGGCGGCAATTCAGGCGGCGAGGATTACCGTTTGTCCGCGCGTTTTGATCGCCCGGCGACCTTTAACGCGGATACGGATTTCTATGCGCTGGCCAGCCTTGCGCAGTTGGACGAGGTCAATTTCTTCTCGCGCCAATTGGATCTGGAGGCAGGGATCAAACGCTATGCCAATGAACAGCGTACCTATACGCTGGGCCTTGGTTTGCGCCGGGCCGAGACCCGCGATGCCTTTGGTACGAACCGGTATACGTTGCTGACCCTGCCATTGTCGGCGGAGTTTGACTATCGCGATGACCGGCTGGACGCCAAATCAGGCTATTACCTCAAGGCTGCCGTGACCCCCTTTGTCGCGCTCAGCGGGTCTGACAACGGTTTGCGCACCTATGTGGACGCCCGTGCCTATCGCACTTTTGGCAGCGCCCGTCCGGTCACTTTGGCGTTTCGCGGACAGTTCGGATCGGTCTATGGCCCGGATCTGAGCACGGCGCCGGCGGATTACCTGTTTTATTCCGGCGGGGGCGGGACAGTGCGCGGACAACCCTATCAGGCACTTGGCGTTGATCTGGGCGGCGGCAACGTGGTTGGCGGGCGCAGCTTTGTCGGCCTGTCGGCAGAGGCGCGGATGTCCCTCACAGACCGTATCGGTTTGGTCGGCTTTGCCGATGCCGGCTATATCGGCGCGGAAGAATTTATTGACGGCTCGGGCGAATGGCATTCCGGCGCCGGGCTTGGCCTGCGCTATGCCACAGGCATCGGGCCGATCCGCTTTGACGTGGCGGTGCCGACCTCCGGCCCCGACACGGGCGAGAATGTGCAAGTTTATATCGGTATCGGGCAGTCGTTTTGA
- a CDS encoding translocation/assembly module TamB domain-containing protein, whose amino-acid sequence MGCFRFLLVIVFWALGLTAALAQEDDKGFLTRSIQDALSGAGRDVSIDGFKGALSSSASFDRMTIADRDGVWLTLDGVELVWNRSALLRGRLEVEKLTAQTLDIPRLPLPDENALPQAEATPFSLPELPVSVELAEFAVRQINLGAPLLGEAAQLSVRASARLTDTVADVDVTADRTDAKRGSFAIRASFSRSDNILDLLVKLSEGENGIAARLLNLPGQPSVDLQVAGKGPLDDFATDVVVATEGQERLSGEITIGAQAPRRASDTPDRRIQADIGGDITALLAPRYRAFFGDDVRLTLDAVQEANGALAVDAFALKAQSAQVQGKLALNAESWPVLIDIDGQIASPDGTPVVLPAGGAGLSVEKTDLKIVYDASRGEAVKAVFDTAGLVAGGTAVRQSRVALDGTLQSAQGNLRAFDGDVTLEATGIALSDPALSEALGERITGAAAVSYSEGQPTRIDGLTLTGTDYGLSGMAVVQGLAEGFATQLDLLLKADDLSRFSALAGQELDGRSDLAVAGEVTPLSGEFDVQIKGTTQDLALGVPQADALLRGRTVLDVLAKRTPDGTFLRDLSLRNAALNLSGDAELRSEGSRAELNATLKNIGTVLPQYSGPVQAAVVATQDASGWRIEAQTDGPYRAVATVNGAVTPAVDIRFDLDVPEVRPLAEQLRGPLKATGTVKQTDKGFFIDTAASGPFGAKALVEGLATGPDMSLTFDVSLPDVRPLAPGVSGPLAAKGVLRQTPEGIAVDTNATGPYATRASVQGVVTGPNAAVNFTLAMPNIGAVVDKVNGPLNLTGNARKEGNGWRVDTDANGPSGTQATFAGLINTDGTINATLRGDAPLGLSRPFLAPRNLQGQARFDLAINGPAALSSLSGTVVTNNASFTAPNLRVALNNIAAKVQLGGNRAVIDVQGQAVNGGSLQAEGAVTLTPALPADLSIVLRDLVLIDPQLYQTSLRGALRLAGPLTGGARISGQIDVGETNVSVPSTGMTSIGDIPQITHIGATRPVLSTRRKAGLNGAGAGTDPAARGGGPGFALDIQVNAPRRIFVRGRGLDAELGGSLKVTGSTNRVISTGAFDLVRGRLDILGKRFNLVEGSISFLGDLIPFIRFVSSTDTKMGEARVIVEGPADDPRVSFESTPDAPQDEVLAQLLFDRNLSDISAFQALQLAGAVATLAGRGGGGVISNLRDGFGLDDFDVTTNSNGATAVRAGKYISENIYTDITAASDGTGEVSLNLDLTPNLKAKGTLGSDGNSGLGIFFEKDY is encoded by the coding sequence ATGGGTTGTTTTCGTTTCCTCCTCGTTATTGTGTTCTGGGCTTTGGGGCTGACAGCGGCCTTGGCCCAAGAGGATGACAAAGGCTTCTTGACCCGCAGCATCCAAGACGCCCTCAGCGGGGCGGGGCGCGATGTCAGTATTGATGGGTTCAAAGGCGCGCTGAGCTCCTCTGCGTCCTTTGACCGGATGACCATCGCCGACAGGGATGGCGTCTGGCTGACCCTTGATGGGGTTGAACTGGTCTGGAACCGGTCGGCCTTGCTGCGCGGACGTCTTGAGGTGGAAAAGCTTACCGCCCAAACACTGGACATTCCGCGCCTGCCTTTGCCCGATGAAAACGCATTGCCGCAGGCAGAGGCCACCCCGTTCAGCCTGCCGGAATTGCCGGTCTCGGTGGAATTGGCCGAATTCGCTGTGCGGCAGATCAATCTGGGCGCGCCATTGCTGGGCGAGGCGGCGCAGCTTTCGGTGCGGGCGTCGGCGCGGCTGACTGATACGGTGGCGGATGTGGATGTGACCGCAGATCGCACAGACGCCAAACGCGGCAGCTTTGCGATCCGGGCCAGTTTTTCCCGCAGTGACAACATATTGGATCTGCTGGTCAAACTCAGCGAAGGCGAGAATGGCATCGCAGCCAGGCTCTTGAACCTGCCGGGGCAACCTTCGGTGGATCTGCAAGTGGCAGGCAAAGGCCCGCTGGATGATTTTGCCACTGACGTTGTGGTTGCGACAGAAGGGCAGGAACGGCTGTCTGGCGAGATCACCATTGGCGCGCAGGCCCCGCGCCGCGCCAGCGACACGCCGGACCGGCGCATTCAGGCGGACATCGGAGGCGACATCACCGCCTTGCTCGCCCCGCGATATCGCGCCTTTTTTGGCGATGACGTGCGCCTGACTCTTGATGCGGTGCAGGAGGCCAACGGCGCATTGGCAGTGGATGCCTTCGCCCTCAAGGCGCAATCGGCGCAGGTACAGGGCAAGTTGGCGCTGAATGCGGAAAGCTGGCCTGTGCTCATCGACATCGACGGCCAGATCGCCAGCCCTGACGGCACGCCTGTGGTTTTGCCCGCAGGTGGCGCGGGTTTGAGCGTGGAAAAGACGGACCTGAAAATCGTCTATGACGCATCCAGGGGCGAAGCTGTCAAAGCGGTGTTTGATACGGCAGGCTTGGTCGCCGGCGGCACTGCGGTACGGCAAAGCCGGGTCGCGCTGGACGGGACATTGCAATCGGCGCAGGGCAATCTGCGGGCCTTTGACGGTGATGTGACGCTTGAGGCGACGGGCATCGCGCTTTCTGATCCGGCTCTGTCTGAGGCGCTGGGTGAGCGGATTACGGGCGCGGCGGCGGTCTCTTATAGCGAGGGCCAGCCCACCAGAATCGACGGTCTGACGCTGACCGGAACGGACTACGGGCTGTCAGGCATGGCTGTGGTTCAGGGGCTTGCCGAGGGCTTTGCCACCCAGTTGGATCTGCTGCTCAAGGCCGATGACCTGAGCCGGTTCTCGGCTCTGGCGGGGCAGGAACTGGACGGGCGCAGCGATTTGGCCGTGGCCGGTGAGGTGACGCCGCTGAGCGGGGAATTCGATGTGCAAATCAAGGGCACGACCCAGGATCTCGCCCTCGGAGTGCCGCAGGCGGATGCCCTGCTGCGCGGGCGCACGGTTCTGGATGTTTTGGCCAAACGCACTCCCGATGGTACCTTCCTGCGCGATCTTTCCTTGCGGAACGCGGCGCTGAACCTCAGCGGTGATGCCGAATTGCGCAGCGAAGGCAGCCGCGCTGAGCTGAACGCAACGCTCAAGAATATCGGGACGGTCCTGCCGCAATACAGCGGACCGGTGCAGGCGGCAGTGGTCGCTACCCAAGACGCAAGCGGCTGGCGCATCGAGGCGCAGACCGACGGGCCTTACCGCGCTGTGGCCACAGTGAACGGCGCGGTGACGCCTGCGGTGGATATCCGCTTCGATCTGGATGTGCCGGAGGTGCGCCCGCTGGCCGAACAGCTTAGGGGACCACTCAAGGCAACCGGCACGGTCAAACAAACCGACAAAGGCTTTTTCATCGACACGGCGGCCAGCGGCCCCTTTGGCGCTAAGGCGTTGGTCGAAGGGCTTGCCACAGGGCCGGACATGTCACTGACCTTTGATGTCTCGCTGCCCGATGTACGCCCGCTCGCCCCCGGTGTTTCCGGTCCCCTGGCGGCCAAAGGGGTCTTGCGGCAAACCCCGGAGGGGATCGCCGTGGATACGAATGCCACCGGACCTTATGCCACCCGCGCCTCTGTTCAGGGTGTGGTAACAGGCCCGAATGCGGCAGTGAACTTTACGCTGGCGATGCCAAACATCGGGGCTGTGGTGGACAAGGTGAACGGACCGCTCAACCTCACAGGCAACGCCCGCAAAGAAGGGAACGGCTGGCGTGTCGATACCGATGCAAATGGTCCGTCCGGCACGCAGGCCACATTTGCGGGGCTGATCAACACAGACGGCACGATCAACGCAACGCTGCGCGGGGATGCGCCCCTTGGCCTGAGCCGCCCGTTTCTGGCGCCGCGCAATTTGCAGGGGCAGGCCCGCTTTGATCTGGCAATCAACGGCCCGGCCGCGCTGTCCTCGCTCAGCGGGACGGTGGTCACGAACAATGCCTCCTTTACCGCGCCCAATCTGCGAGTCGCGTTGAACAATATCGCGGCAAAGGTCCAACTGGGCGGCAACCGCGCGGTGATTGATGTGCAGGGGCAAGCGGTCAATGGCGGCTCTCTGCAGGCAGAAGGGGCTGTGACCCTGACGCCCGCCTTGCCTGCCGATCTGAGCATTGTACTGCGCGATCTGGTGCTGATTGATCCCCAGCTTTACCAAACCTCGCTGCGCGGGGCGCTGCGCCTTGCCGGACCATTGACGGGCGGTGCAAGGATCAGCGGGCAGATCGACGTGGGCGAAACCAATGTGAGCGTGCCCTCGACCGGCATGACAAGCATTGGTGACATTCCGCAGATCACCCACATCGGCGCAACCCGGCCGGTTCTGTCCACCCGCAGAAAGGCCGGTTTGAACGGTGCAGGCGCGGGCACAGATCCAGCGGCGCGCGGTGGCGGGCCGGGGTTTGCTCTGGACATTCAGGTGAACGCACCGCGCCGCATCTTTGTGCGCGGTCGCGGACTGGACGCCGAACTCGGCGGCAGTCTCAAGGTGACAGGCAGCACCAACCGGGTGATCTCTACCGGTGCGTTTGATCTGGTCCGGGGACGGCTCGATATTCTGGGCAAGAGGTTCAATCTGGTCGAGGGATCGATCTCTTTCCTTGGGGATCTGATCCCTTTCATCCGCTTTGTCTCCTCGACCGATACCAAGATGGGTGAGGCACGGGTGATCGTGGAGGGCCCCGCCGATGATCCCAGGGTGTCGTTCGAATCCACACCTGATGCTCCGCAAGACGAAGTGCTTGCGCAGCTTTTGTTTGACCGCAACCTATCGGACATCTCCGCCTTCCAGGCGCTGCAATTGGCGGGGGCCGTGGCCACCTTGGCTGGCCGTGGCGGCGGCGGGGTGATCTCAAACCTGCGGGACGGTTTCGGTCTGGATGATTTTGATGTCACCACAAACAGCAATGGCGCCACCGCCGTGCGGGCGGGCAAATATATATCCGAGAACATCTATACCGATATAACCGCCGCCTCAGACGGCACTGGTGAGGTGTCCCTGAACCTTGATCTTACGCCAAATCTCAAGGCCAAGGGCACGCTTGGCTCAGACGGGAACAGTGGTCTGGGGATCTTCTTTGAGAAAGACTATTGA
- a CDS encoding flavin reductase family protein produces MARYGQLQAAVAPLGAMDDDVITFAPQSDDGAALRHAFGRFGTGVTVVTVDTPMGPIGMTANSFSSISLDPPLVLWSPALRSQRHDAFVQASHFCIHVLGDNQQPLADHFARNGDGFDRFDWTAGDQGTPHLAGCLAAFQCETFAVHPAGDHSIVLGKVTEVTERRGKGAGLMFDQGRFGRFQPNS; encoded by the coding sequence ATGGCGCGTTATGGACAATTACAGGCAGCCGTGGCACCGCTTGGCGCGATGGATGACGATGTGATCACTTTTGCCCCGCAGTCTGACGATGGCGCGGCCCTGCGCCATGCCTTTGGTCGATTTGGTACCGGTGTGACCGTGGTCACTGTGGATACCCCGATGGGGCCCATTGGCATGACGGCCAACAGTTTCTCGTCGATCTCTTTGGACCCGCCTTTGGTGCTTTGGTCCCCTGCTTTACGCTCGCAGCGTCATGACGCTTTCGTGCAGGCCTCGCATTTCTGCATTCACGTATTGGGCGACAACCAGCAGCCCCTTGCAGACCATTTTGCCCGTAACGGCGATGGGTTTGACCGCTTTGACTGGACCGCTGGTGATCAGGGCACACCGCATCTGGCGGGCTGTCTGGCCGCGTTCCAGTGCGAGACTTTTGCGGTGCATCCGGCTGGCGATCATTCGATCGTTCTGGGCAAAGTGACCGAAGTCACAGAACGACGCGGCAAAGGCGCCGGGTTGATGTTTGATCAGGGCCGGTTCGGGCGTTTTCAGCCCAACAGCTAA
- a CDS encoding sensor histidine kinase, whose product MKDNNYLKAELTDLIQSDESTWNFIQQGSLDGIWYWDLEDPANEWMSPELWELFGIDPATKTHCPDEWQDIIFPEDLALALKNFEAHCADPECPYDQVVRYRHADGSVVWVRCRGLAIRDETGKPIRMLGAHTDLTAVKKSEENARNGWRAAELANSELKSFAYSVSHDMKAPANTLKLLLDELEHLGLGSERSEAQSILDMAQKTVTRMQTQIDDILDYTSVIGFEPKLEPLDLSKVAADAVAALQADIRGANGEVQIGPLPWVDGAATQMNILFQNLINNAIKFHRDGVAPVVRLDAETDPANGKVTIRFTDNGIGIPEADQSRIFALFQRLHTRENFAGTGIGLPLCLRIAMIHQGTLEVASNPGEGSCFSLILPAKSGGEIS is encoded by the coding sequence GTGAAAGACAACAATTATCTCAAAGCGGAATTGACCGATCTGATCCAATCGGACGAAAGCACCTGGAATTTTATTCAGCAAGGTTCGCTTGACGGAATCTGGTATTGGGATCTCGAAGATCCGGCAAACGAATGGATGAGCCCCGAGTTATGGGAACTGTTCGGCATTGACCCAGCAACCAAAACCCATTGCCCGGATGAATGGCAGGACATCATCTTTCCCGAAGATCTGGCCTTGGCGCTCAAGAATTTTGAGGCCCATTGTGCAGATCCCGAATGCCCATACGATCAGGTGGTGCGATACCGCCATGCGGATGGATCGGTGGTTTGGGTGCGCTGCCGCGGCCTTGCGATCCGTGATGAGACAGGCAAACCCATTCGAATGCTGGGCGCACATACAGATTTGACCGCTGTCAAGAAGTCGGAAGAAAACGCCCGCAATGGCTGGCGGGCGGCAGAACTGGCCAATTCTGAGCTGAAATCCTTTGCCTATTCCGTGTCGCACGACATGAAAGCCCCCGCAAATACGCTCAAGCTGCTTTTGGACGAGTTGGAGCATCTTGGCCTTGGCTCAGAGCGGTCCGAGGCACAATCCATTCTGGATATGGCCCAAAAAACTGTCACGAGGATGCAGACCCAAATCGATGATATTCTTGATTACACCAGTGTCATCGGCTTTGAGCCCAAGCTTGAACCGCTTGATCTGTCAAAGGTCGCAGCCGATGCCGTGGCCGCGTTGCAGGCCGATATTCGCGGCGCAAACGGTGAGGTGCAAATCGGCCCGCTGCCTTGGGTTGATGGGGCCGCCACCCAGATGAACATCTTGTTTCAAAACTTGATCAACAACGCGATCAAGTTTCACCGCGATGGTGTCGCGCCGGTGGTGCGTTTGGATGCAGAAACAGATCCGGCGAATGGCAAGGTTACTATTCGGTTCACCGACAATGGCATTGGCATACCTGAGGCGGATCAATCGCGCATCTTCGCCCTGTTTCAGCGGTTGCACACCCGCGAAAATTTTGCCGGAACCGGCATTGGTTTACCGCTGTGCCTGCGCATTGCGATGATCCACCAAGGCACGCTTGAAGTGGCATCCAATCCCGGCGAGGGCAGTTGTTTTTCACTGATCCTGCCCGCAAAATCTGGCGGAGAGATATCATGA
- a CDS encoding response regulator: MTDQASIGCAMIVDDEPFDQMMYERILKRSGLVDQVIGFPYAAEALEYLAREDRPKVDVIFLDINMPRMNGFEFLEAASRDLGPRFVKVCVVMLTTSIAPEDRARAASFEAVRDFLSKPLSHEDVVHVANLLAEVE; the protein is encoded by the coding sequence ATGACAGACCAGGCCTCCATCGGTTGTGCAATGATTGTTGACGACGAACCCTTTGACCAAATGATGTATGAACGCATCCTGAAACGGTCCGGGCTGGTCGATCAGGTGATCGGTTTTCCATATGCGGCAGAGGCGCTGGAATACCTTGCGCGGGAGGACAGGCCCAAGGTCGATGTCATTTTTCTGGATATCAATATGCCGCGGATGAACGGCTTTGAGTTTCTGGAGGCGGCGAGCCGTGATCTTGGCCCCCGGTTTGTGAAAGTCTGCGTTGTCATGCTGACCACATCCATCGCGCCCGAAGACCGTGCGCGCGCTGCAAGCTTTGAGGCGGTGCGCGATTTTCTTTCCAAACCTCTCAGCCATGAAGACGTGGTGCATGTCGCCAATCTGCTGGCGGAGGTTGAATAG
- the acs gene encoding acetate--CoA ligase: MSDDAAKTYPPSAEMAANAHVNAERYAQMYQASMDDPDGFWREQAARVDWIKPFTQVQDVDFTLGNVHINWYADGSLNVSANCIDRHLETRGDQTAIIWEPDSPDEDAKHISYRELHSQTCKMANILRDMGVGKGDRVIIYMPMIPEAAYAMLACARIGAIHSIVFAGFSPDALAARVNGSEAKVVITADYAPRGGRATPLKTNADQALLHCPDSVKLLVVKRTGGQTTWVDGRDFDYNALAADAADTCEPEEMNAEDPLFILYTSGSTGQPKGVVHSTGGYLVYAAMTHEITFDYQEGDIYWCTADVGWVTGHSYIVYGPLANGATTLMFEGVPTYPDASRFWQVCEKHKVNQFYTAPTAIRALMGQGNDFVSKCDLSSIKVLGTVGEPINPEAWNWYNDVVGGGRCPIVDTWWQTETGGHLMTPLPGAHDMKPGAAMKPFFGIKPVVLEPTTAEVLTENPVEGVLCIANSWPGQMRTVWGDHERFEKTYFADYPGYYFTGDGCKRDADGDYWITGRVDDVINVSGHRMGTAEVESALVAHAKVAEAAVVGYPHEIKGQGIYCYVTLMGGEEPSEELRLELRNWVRTEIGPIASPDLIQWAPGLPKTRSGKIMRRILRKIAENDYGALGDTSTLADPSVVDDLIENRMNR, translated from the coding sequence ATGTCCGACGACGCCGCCAAGACCTATCCGCCATCCGCCGAGATGGCCGCAAATGCCCATGTGAATGCAGAGCGGTATGCCCAGATGTATCAGGCATCCATGGATGATCCCGATGGGTTTTGGCGCGAACAAGCGGCCCGTGTGGATTGGATCAAACCTTTCACTCAGGTGCAGGATGTCGATTTCACCTTGGGCAATGTCCATATCAACTGGTACGCCGATGGATCGCTGAATGTTTCGGCCAATTGCATAGACCGGCATCTGGAAACCCGCGGCGACCAAACCGCCATCATCTGGGAGCCGGACAGCCCCGACGAAGACGCCAAACACATCAGCTATCGCGAGCTGCACAGCCAGACCTGCAAGATGGCAAATATCCTGCGCGATATGGGCGTTGGAAAAGGCGACCGGGTAATTATCTACATGCCGATGATCCCCGAGGCGGCCTATGCCATGCTGGCATGTGCGCGGATCGGTGCAATTCATTCTATTGTTTTTGCTGGATTTTCCCCCGATGCACTGGCGGCGCGGGTCAATGGATCAGAGGCAAAGGTGGTCATCACCGCCGATTATGCTCCGCGCGGCGGACGGGCCACCCCGCTCAAGACCAATGCCGATCAGGCGCTGCTGCATTGTCCGGACAGCGTGAAACTTCTGGTGGTCAAGCGCACCGGCGGCCAGACCACATGGGTGGACGGGCGCGATTTTGATTACAACGCCTTGGCAGCAGATGCCGCCGACACCTGTGAGCCCGAAGAGATGAACGCCGAAGATCCGCTGTTTATCCTCTATACCTCCGGCTCTACCGGACAGCCCAAAGGCGTGGTGCACAGCACGGGCGGCTATCTGGTCTATGCGGCGATGACCCATGAGATCACCTTTGATTACCAGGAGGGCGATATTTACTGGTGCACCGCGGACGTTGGTTGGGTCACGGGGCACAGCTATATCGTCTATGGGCCGTTGGCCAATGGCGCGACCACGCTGATGTTTGAAGGGGTGCCAACCTATCCCGATGCCAGCCGGTTCTGGCAGGTTTGCGAAAAGCACAAGGTCAATCAGTTCTACACCGCGCCGACCGCCATTCGGGCGCTGATGGGTCAAGGCAATGATTTTGTTTCCAAATGCGATTTGAGCAGCATCAAGGTGCTGGGCACCGTGGGAGAGCCGATCAACCCCGAGGCATGGAATTGGTACAACGATGTGGTGGGCGGCGGGCGCTGTCCGATTGTCGACACATGGTGGCAGACCGAAACCGGCGGGCATTTGATGACACCGCTGCCCGGCGCCCACGACATGAAACCCGGCGCGGCGATGAAGCCGTTTTTTGGGATCAAACCCGTGGTGTTGGAGCCCACCACCGCCGAGGTGTTAACGGAGAATCCTGTTGAGGGCGTGTTGTGCATCGCCAACAGCTGGCCGGGTCAAATGCGCACCGTTTGGGGCGATCATGAACGGTTCGAAAAAACCTACTTCGCCGATTACCCCGGCTATTACTTCACCGGCGATGGCTGCAAACGCGATGCAGATGGAGATTATTGGATCACCGGCCGTGTCGATGATGTGATCAACGTCTCAGGGCACAGGATGGGCACCGCCGAAGTGGAAAGTGCGCTTGTGGCGCATGCCAAGGTGGCCGAGGCGGCGGTGGTCGGCTATCCGCATGAGATCAAGGGCCAGGGCATTTATTGCTATGTGACCTTGATGGGCGGCGAAGAGCCAAGCGAGGAGCTGCGCCTTGAGTTGCGCAATTGGGTCCGCACGGAAATCGGGCCGATTGCCTCCCCCGATCTGATCCAATGGGCGCCGGGCCTGCCGAAAACAAGATCGGGCAAAATCATGCGGCGGATCCTGCGTAAGATTGCCGAGAATGATTATGGCGCTTTGGGAGACACGTCGACTCTGGCCGACCCGTCGGTGGTGGATGACCTGATCGAGAACCGGATGAACCGCTGA
- a CDS encoding C4-dicarboxylate TRAP transporter substrate-binding protein: protein MTKYLSGAAACALSLAFVTEAAATEWNVSVWGKRRAFTEHVEKLAELVSEKTGGEFTMNVSYGGLSKNRENLDGISIGAFEMAQFCAGYHRDKNRVVTVLELPFLGVENLEQEVAVSKAVYAHPAATDEMAQWNAKLLMTSPMPQYNLVGTGDPRTTLADFEGMRVRATGGLGKAFEAVGGVPTSVTATEAYQAMESGVVDTVAFAQHAHLSFGTINQADWWTANLNPGTVNCPVVVNIDAYESLSDKEREALDSSVDEALDHYLANYAALLEKWDSVLAEKGVQKVEIAPEVIAEFRAKAADPIRDAWIKDMEAQGLPGQELYDLVVKTLAEAKGS from the coding sequence ATGACCAAATATTTGAGCGGTGCAGCTGCCTGCGCCCTGAGCCTTGCCTTTGTCACCGAAGCGGCCGCGACCGAATGGAACGTGTCGGTCTGGGGCAAACGTCGCGCCTTTACAGAACATGTTGAAAAACTTGCTGAACTGGTTTCGGAAAAAACCGGCGGCGAGTTCACCATGAACGTCAGCTATGGCGGGCTGAGCAAGAACCGCGAGAACCTTGACGGGATTTCCATCGGCGCGTTCGAGATGGCGCAGTTCTGTGCCGGCTATCACCGCGACAAGAACCGGGTTGTGACCGTGCTGGAACTGCCGTTCCTCGGCGTTGAAAATCTGGAGCAGGAAGTGGCGGTCTCCAAGGCGGTTTACGCGCATCCCGCGGCCACCGATGAGATGGCGCAATGGAATGCCAAGCTGCTGATGACCTCGCCAATGCCGCAATACAATCTGGTGGGCACAGGCGATCCGCGCACCACACTGGCCGACTTCGAGGGCATGCGTGTGCGTGCCACCGGCGGGTTGGGCAAAGCGTTTGAAGCAGTGGGCGGTGTGCCGACATCCGTGACCGCGACCGAAGCCTATCAAGCGATGGAATCCGGGGTGGTGGACACCGTTGCCTTCGCACAGCACGCTCACCTCAGCTTTGGCACCATCAACCAGGCCGATTGGTGGACCGCGAACCTGAACCCCGGCACCGTGAACTGCCCTGTGGTGGTGAACATCGACGCCTACGAATCCCTGTCTGACAAAGAGCGCGAGGCGCTGGACAGCTCGGTTGACGAGGCGCTGGATCACTATCTGGCCAACTACGCCGCATTGCTTGAAAAATGGGACAGCGTGCTGGCCGAAAAAGGCGTGCAAAAAGTTGAGATCGCCCCTGAGGTGATCGCAGAGTTCCGCGCCAAGGCGGCCGATCCGATCCGCGATGCTTGGATCAAAGACATGGAAGCGCAAGGCCTGCCGGGTCAGGAGCTTTATGACCTGGTTGTGAAAACACTGGCCGAGGCCAAAGGCAGCTAA